From a region of the Listeria monocytogenes ATCC 19117 genome:
- a CDS encoding PTS system mannose/fructose/sorbose family transporter subunit IID, protein MKMKSSDVLTKKDLMKVFWRSFTMEWSWNYERQSNLGYGFSMLPALNKIFKNDKDKRISSYQRHLEFYNVTPWLSTFPLGISIAMEEQSAKDKDFDTDSINNIKVALMGPLSGIGDSFFWGTLRVIATGIGTSLALQGNMLGPILFLLIFNIPAILTRYYGLFIGYNIGANFIEKIQKTGLMDKLSYGASVIGLAVVGAMVATMVNINMPMKFGSGDDAVTIQSVFDGIVPGILALGFTFFIFWLDKKGLKAHWILLLIAGIGILGAFTGLLK, encoded by the coding sequence ATGAAGATGAAGAGTTCTGACGTATTAACAAAAAAAGACTTAATGAAAGTTTTCTGGCGCTCGTTCACGATGGAATGGTCATGGAACTACGAACGACAATCCAATCTCGGTTATGGATTTTCCATGCTACCAGCCTTAAACAAAATTTTTAAAAATGATAAAGATAAACGAATTTCTTCTTATCAAAGGCATTTAGAATTTTATAACGTAACACCGTGGCTTTCCACTTTTCCGCTAGGGATTTCGATTGCGATGGAGGAACAATCTGCGAAAGATAAAGATTTTGACACAGACTCCATCAATAATATAAAAGTAGCGTTAATGGGACCGCTGAGTGGGATTGGAGATTCGTTCTTCTGGGGAACTTTACGCGTTATCGCTACAGGTATTGGAACTTCCTTAGCACTTCAAGGAAATATGTTAGGGCCGATTTTGTTCCTTCTTATTTTCAATATTCCAGCTATTCTGACTCGTTATTATGGATTATTTATTGGCTACAATATCGGAGCTAATTTTATCGAAAAAATTCAAAAAACTGGATTAATGGATAAACTGTCTTATGGTGCTTCGGTTATCGGGCTGGCCGTAGTTGGTGCAATGGTCGCCACGATGGTGAACATTAACATGCCAATGAAATTTGGCTCTGGTGATGATGCAGTAACGATTCAAAGTGTTTTTGACGGTATCGTCCCAGGAATCCTAGCACTTGGCTTCACCTTCTTTATTTTCTGGTTAGATAAAAAAGGACTAAAAGCACATTGGATTCTTTTATTAATCGCAGGAATTGGAATTTTAGGAGCGTTCACAGGTTTATTAAAATAA
- a CDS encoding SIS domain-containing protein produces MLKFDEQKVRENMEGALKLRPQINEVVDQIHDRGFSNICWLGIGGTYASAMQAVVHMKEKTALETFYENAAVFLTTGNKRVTKDTLVVISSVTGSTQEVVDAVKKCNEIGATVFGFIDKAEAELATLVDHLISYPLNEQLKFFMVADRFMYLAGEFEDYDAFYQEMDQHFAEGIVEVEKAADKFGQEFALKHHQDDIHYFVGAGNQWGATYSYAMCYWEEQHWIKTKSIESHEFFHGMFEIVERDTPVTIYVTEDSQRSLSERVVNFIPQICANYTVIDAKDYDMPGISAKFRGALSPFIIHAVNNRIDVHVEKINCHPMEIRRYYRQLDY; encoded by the coding sequence GTGCTAAAATTTGATGAACAAAAAGTGAGAGAAAACATGGAAGGAGCGCTAAAATTACGCCCGCAAATTAATGAAGTAGTTGACCAAATACATGACCGCGGCTTTAGTAATATTTGCTGGCTAGGAATTGGCGGTACATACGCGTCCGCCATGCAAGCGGTGGTGCATATGAAAGAAAAAACGGCATTAGAAACTTTTTATGAAAATGCTGCTGTGTTTCTAACGACAGGCAATAAACGTGTTACTAAAGATACCCTTGTAGTCATTTCATCGGTAACTGGAAGTACGCAAGAAGTGGTAGATGCTGTGAAAAAATGTAATGAAATTGGCGCAACGGTATTTGGGTTTATTGATAAAGCAGAAGCAGAACTTGCGACTTTAGTAGATCACTTAATCTCCTATCCGTTAAATGAACAATTAAAATTCTTCATGGTAGCAGATCGTTTTATGTATTTAGCTGGCGAATTTGAAGATTACGATGCGTTTTATCAAGAAATGGATCAACATTTTGCTGAAGGGATTGTCGAAGTAGAAAAAGCGGCGGATAAATTTGGTCAAGAATTTGCGCTAAAACATCATCAAGACGACATTCATTATTTCGTTGGTGCTGGGAACCAGTGGGGCGCGACCTATTCTTACGCAATGTGTTATTGGGAAGAGCAACACTGGATTAAAACAAAATCAATTGAGTCTCACGAGTTTTTCCATGGCATGTTTGAAATTGTAGAACGCGATACCCCGGTTACCATTTATGTGACAGAAGATAGCCAGCGTTCTTTAAGCGAGCGAGTAGTTAATTTCATTCCGCAAATCTGTGCCAATTATACAGTCATTGATGCAAAAGATTACGATATGCCGGGTATTTCCGCCAAATTCAGAGGAGCGTTATCACCATTTATTATCCACGCAGTAAATAATCGCATTGACGTACACGTGGAAAAAATTAACTGTCATCCAATGGAAATCAGAAGATATTATCGTCAGTTAGACTATTAA
- a CDS encoding GntR family transcriptional regulator — MEYKDLSPAVQSEEQLRQLIQEKVAAGETSFPSERALENELGVSRTTLRRSLDTLEKEAVIQKRNRKGIEINQKQTINILQMNSMSSQLPGEQKVEVMSQEIVAGKDEVNHFLNLSEDKPVFKLVRRRIVDNKPFSYEISFIDSTRFAGIEKIDLNNSSLYNVLEKQFAIKPTYGREELRFVSANEKLAEALKVPLNTPLFEVVSKAFDQNDEPFEYSKQYLIGNQIKYKINAKNIFDYLEDE, encoded by the coding sequence ATGGAATATAAAGACTTGTCGCCAGCAGTGCAAAGTGAAGAACAACTAAGACAGCTTATCCAAGAAAAAGTAGCAGCCGGAGAAACAAGTTTCCCATCAGAACGTGCGCTTGAAAACGAACTAGGTGTCAGTAGAACTACACTCAGACGGTCACTTGATACCCTTGAAAAAGAAGCGGTCATCCAAAAAAGAAACCGAAAAGGAATCGAAATCAATCAAAAGCAAACAATCAATATTTTGCAAATGAATTCCATGAGCAGCCAATTGCCGGGAGAACAAAAAGTAGAAGTAATGTCACAAGAAATAGTAGCCGGCAAAGACGAGGTGAACCACTTTTTAAACTTAAGTGAAGATAAGCCGGTGTTTAAATTGGTTCGGCGAAGAATAGTTGATAATAAGCCGTTTTCCTATGAAATATCTTTTATTGATAGCACGAGATTTGCTGGTATTGAGAAAATCGATTTAAATAATTCCTCGTTATACAATGTGTTAGAAAAGCAGTTTGCTATTAAACCTACCTACGGGCGCGAAGAATTGCGCTTTGTATCAGCGAATGAAAAGCTAGCAGAAGCATTAAAGGTACCACTAAACACGCCACTTTTTGAAGTAGTAAGTAAAGCATTTGATCAAAATGATGAACCTTTTGAGTACAGTAAACAATATCTAATTGGTAATCAAATCAAATACAAAATCAATGCGAAAAACATATTTGATTACTTGGAGGATGAGTGA
- the alsS gene encoding acetolactate synthase AlsS encodes MAKLEKDQEKVITQGKSGADLVVDSLINQGVTHVFGIPGAKIDKVFDVMEERGPELIVSRHEQNAAFMAAAIGRLTGKPGVVLVTSGPGASNLATGLVTATAEGDPVVAIAGNVTRQDRLKKTHQSMDNAALFRPITKYSEEVVHAESIPEAITNAFRSAAEPNQGAAFVSLPQDIVNEPNVPVKAIRPLAKPENGPASKEQVAKLVARLKKAKLPVLLLGMRASSPEVTGAIRRLLQKTSIPVVETFQAAGVISRDLEDNFFGRVGLFRNQPGDILLNKADLVITVGYDPIEYDPKAWNASGDRTIVHLDDIRADIDHYYQPVTELVGNIALTLDRVNAKFSGLELAEKELETLKELHAQLEERDVPPESDETNRVHPLSVIQTLRSAIDDNVTVTVDVGSHYIWMARHFRSYEPRRLLFSNGMQTLGVALPWGIAATLVHPGEKVVSISGDGGFLFSAMELETAVRLRAPLVHLVWNDGSYDMVAFQQKMKYGKEAAVRFGDVDIVKFAESFGAKGLRVTKPSELSDVLKEALETEGPVVVDIPIDYRDNIKLGETLLPDQFY; translated from the coding sequence ATGGCGAAACTAGAAAAAGACCAAGAAAAAGTAATAACACAAGGAAAATCAGGAGCGGATTTAGTTGTAGACAGCTTAATTAATCAAGGTGTTACGCATGTATTCGGGATTCCAGGAGCAAAAATTGATAAAGTTTTCGATGTGATGGAAGAACGTGGACCAGAATTAATTGTCAGTCGTCATGAGCAAAATGCGGCGTTTATGGCTGCCGCTATCGGTCGTCTAACCGGAAAACCTGGTGTTGTACTTGTAACTAGTGGACCCGGCGCATCGAACCTTGCCACTGGACTTGTAACAGCAACTGCTGAAGGAGATCCAGTCGTTGCGATAGCTGGAAATGTAACCAGGCAAGACCGCCTTAAAAAAACCCATCAATCAATGGATAATGCAGCACTTTTCCGTCCAATTACAAAATATAGCGAAGAAGTAGTTCACGCTGAAAGTATCCCGGAAGCAATCACTAACGCTTTTCGTTCGGCGGCAGAACCAAACCAAGGCGCTGCTTTTGTCAGTTTGCCACAAGATATCGTGAATGAACCAAACGTACCAGTAAAAGCGATTCGCCCACTTGCTAAACCAGAAAATGGTCCAGCTTCCAAAGAACAAGTTGCGAAACTCGTTGCTCGTTTGAAAAAAGCGAAATTACCAGTATTGCTATTAGGTATGCGAGCATCTAGCCCGGAAGTAACTGGTGCGATTCGTCGCCTACTCCAAAAAACAAGCATCCCAGTTGTAGAAACCTTCCAAGCAGCTGGTGTCATCTCACGTGATTTAGAAGATAATTTCTTTGGGCGTGTAGGTCTCTTCCGCAACCAACCAGGGGATATTTTGCTAAATAAAGCTGATTTAGTTATTACAGTAGGTTACGATCCAATTGAATATGATCCAAAAGCCTGGAATGCTTCGGGTGATAGAACGATTGTACATTTAGATGACATCCGAGCAGATATTGACCACTACTATCAACCTGTGACAGAATTAGTCGGAAACATCGCGCTTACTTTAGACCGAGTGAATGCGAAATTCAGCGGTTTAGAATTAGCGGAAAAAGAACTTGAAACCTTAAAAGAACTTCACGCCCAATTAGAAGAACGAGATGTTCCACCAGAAAGTGATGAAACTAACCGAGTACATCCGTTGTCGGTCATTCAAACGCTGCGTTCGGCAATTGATGACAACGTAACTGTGACAGTCGACGTTGGTTCACATTATATTTGGATGGCACGTCATTTCCGGTCCTATGAACCACGCCGTCTGCTTTTCAGTAACGGTATGCAAACGCTTGGTGTCGCGCTTCCTTGGGGGATTGCTGCAACACTCGTACATCCGGGTGAAAAAGTGGTTTCGATTTCTGGTGACGGTGGCTTCCTATTTTCTGCCATGGAATTAGAAACAGCTGTCCGCTTGCGTGCGCCACTTGTGCACCTTGTATGGAATGACGGTAGCTATGACATGGTCGCCTTCCAACAAAAAATGAAATACGGCAAAGAAGCAGCAGTTCGTTTTGGTGATGTCGATATTGTTAAATTCGCCGAAAGCTTCGGTGCAAAAGGACTTCGCGTAACTAAACCGTCAGAACTTAGTGATGTGTTAAAAGAAGCCCTTGAAACAGAAGGTCCCGTCGTTGTAGATATTCCAATTGATTACCGTGATAACATCAAACTCGGCGAAACTTTACTACCTGACCAATTTTATTAA
- a CDS encoding sugar-binding transcriptional regulator codes for MDKQKEQLSVEVARLYYQADLGQQEIATRLGVSRPTVSRLLQNAKTKGYVKIEVQDPFSNLTELAVALKEKYQLKNVTVAFSQTNDYSEITKQISQSAAEYLEEIIHDGDILGVSWGTTMYKIAQKLAPLKAEIKVVQFKGGVSHSDVNTYAAETLALFGAAYDTAPVSLPLPVVLDNPLAKQMVEADRHIKNIIELGKKANIAIFTVGTVRDEALLFRLGYFSDQEKARLKEKAVGDICSRFFTIGGEIADEKMDERTIGIDLQDLKQKETAILVAGGERKIKAIHGALRGGYANHFITDQFTAKQLLEQNFIN; via the coding sequence ATGGATAAACAGAAAGAACAGCTCAGCGTAGAGGTTGCGAGACTTTATTATCAGGCGGATCTAGGTCAGCAAGAAATCGCCACACGCCTAGGTGTATCCAGACCGACCGTTTCCAGATTACTCCAAAACGCGAAAACAAAAGGATACGTCAAAATCGAAGTCCAAGATCCATTTTCTAACCTAACAGAACTGGCCGTGGCTTTAAAAGAAAAATACCAACTTAAAAATGTCACCGTTGCGTTCAGTCAAACAAATGATTATAGCGAAATCACCAAGCAAATCAGCCAAAGTGCCGCTGAATACTTAGAAGAAATTATCCATGATGGCGATATTCTTGGCGTAAGTTGGGGAACAACGATGTACAAAATTGCCCAAAAACTAGCCCCGCTAAAAGCAGAAATAAAAGTCGTCCAATTTAAAGGTGGTGTGAGTCATTCTGATGTCAATACGTATGCGGCCGAAACATTAGCGTTATTCGGTGCAGCTTATGACACCGCGCCAGTATCACTTCCACTTCCTGTAGTCCTTGATAATCCACTCGCTAAACAAATGGTAGAAGCAGACCGCCATATAAAAAATATCATCGAACTCGGTAAAAAAGCCAATATCGCTATTTTTACAGTAGGAACCGTGCGTGATGAGGCCCTGCTATTCCGCCTAGGCTATTTTTCCGATCAAGAAAAGGCTCGCTTAAAAGAAAAAGCAGTCGGCGATATTTGTTCGCGATTTTTCACAATTGGCGGCGAAATCGCTGACGAGAAAATGGACGAACGAACCATTGGTATCGACTTGCAAGATTTAAAGCAAAAAGAAACAGCCATTCTTGTCGCAGGTGGTGAACGAAAAATAAAAGCGATTCATGGCGCACTTCGAGGCGGTTATGCCAATCATTTTATTACCGACCAATTTACCGCAAAACAACTACTTGAACAAAATTTCATCAATTAG
- a CDS encoding PTS mannose/fructose/sorbose/N-acetylgalactosamine transporter subunit IIC, giving the protein MEQFGTAILLALAAMLANGEYLFGSSMLSRPLVTCTLAGLIMGDVQMGIIMGATLELAFVGSFSIGASIPPEIISGSILGTAFAISTGESTAVALALGIPIASLVLVVKNLCFIFVLPYFVHKADKYALEGNSRGISRMQLLGGFLSINLPIGIIVATSYLVGSPVIQNVLDAIPAFVITGLGIATGLLPAYGFALLLKLMVNKKNAVFFVFGFALAVYLKVPVTGIAIFAACLALILTGYATLKNDNGPKNSNTEPALANDGGINYEDEEF; this is encoded by the coding sequence ATGGAACAGTTTGGAACAGCGATTTTGCTTGCACTTGCAGCAATGCTTGCAAATGGAGAATATTTATTTGGTTCATCGATGCTATCAAGACCACTGGTAACATGTACACTCGCCGGACTTATCATGGGTGATGTACAAATGGGGATTATTATGGGAGCAACTTTGGAATTAGCTTTTGTAGGATCATTTTCTATCGGAGCATCTATTCCTCCAGAAATTATTTCAGGAAGTATACTAGGAACAGCCTTTGCGATTTCGACTGGCGAGAGCACAGCGGTAGCATTAGCACTTGGAATTCCGATTGCTTCCCTTGTACTTGTCGTTAAAAATCTATGCTTCATTTTCGTATTACCTTACTTTGTTCATAAAGCAGATAAATACGCACTCGAGGGTAATTCACGAGGAATCAGTCGAATGCAACTGCTCGGCGGATTTTTATCGATCAACTTACCAATTGGTATTATTGTCGCAACGTCCTATCTAGTCGGAAGCCCAGTCATCCAAAACGTACTTGATGCCATCCCGGCTTTCGTTATAACAGGACTTGGAATTGCGACAGGTTTACTGCCAGCATATGGTTTTGCTTTACTTCTCAAATTAATGGTCAATAAGAAGAATGCCGTATTTTTCGTATTTGGCTTCGCATTAGCTGTTTATTTAAAAGTTCCTGTAACAGGCATAGCGATTTTCGCTGCATGTTTAGCGCTAATTTTAACAGGTTATGCAACGCTTAAAAATGACAATGGTCCAAAGAATTCGAATACAGAGCCAGCACTTGCGAATGATGGAGGTATAAATTATGAAGATGAAGAGTTCTGA
- a CDS encoding PTS sugar transporter subunit IIB — protein MIQFLRVDHRLLHGQVAVSWFNALDVNTILVANDGVAADDFRKSAIRLAKPEAAKLVMKSIDESIEAINSGVTDKYNMLIVVESVEDAYKLIHGTNGKIPMLNLGGTKQREGTANFSKAINLTPEEVAKLKELQKENVDVFMQQVPNEKKVTFEA, from the coding sequence ATGATTCAATTTCTAAGAGTGGACCATCGTTTACTACATGGACAAGTAGCTGTGTCTTGGTTTAATGCTTTAGATGTAAATACAATTTTAGTGGCAAATGATGGGGTAGCGGCGGACGATTTCCGTAAGTCGGCAATACGTCTTGCTAAACCCGAGGCGGCAAAACTAGTCATGAAAAGTATCGATGAAAGTATCGAAGCGATTAATTCCGGCGTCACTGACAAATACAACATGCTTATTGTTGTCGAATCAGTTGAAGACGCTTACAAATTAATCCATGGTACGAATGGTAAAATCCCGATGTTAAATCTAGGCGGAACAAAGCAACGAGAAGGAACAGCTAATTTTTCCAAAGCAATCAATTTAACACCTGAAGAAGTAGCGAAGTTAAAAGAACTTCAAAAAGAAAATGTAGATGTATTTATGCAACAAGTGCCTAACGAGAAAAAAGTAACCTTTGAAGCATAA
- a CDS encoding GntR family transcriptional regulator: protein MGAKKPLFEVIASEIKDSINRDEYKPGMLMPNETALQEIFSSSRTTIRRAVDLLVEEGLVVRKNGVGLYVQPKLTAQNILEMTGVMKTDTNENLKKDIKDFYIRKAGKFYAEKFGIKENELVYSIKFVQKSEHGVTLDRLILPLSLYPDLQAKDFQIINIIELVNSGKYKLFELEQELQLILAGNEQIKNMHIDENDPVFKLSSVFYAENEMPIAIQYHYEDAESTKYVVDFN, encoded by the coding sequence ATGGGAGCTAAAAAGCCACTTTTTGAAGTAATAGCTTCAGAAATAAAAGATAGTATTAATCGCGATGAATATAAGCCGGGAATGCTAATGCCGAACGAAACAGCCTTGCAAGAAATTTTTTCTAGCAGTCGGACAACGATTCGCCGCGCGGTAGATCTATTAGTCGAAGAAGGTTTAGTTGTTCGTAAAAACGGTGTTGGGCTATACGTTCAACCAAAACTAACAGCTCAGAACATTTTAGAAATGACAGGTGTTATGAAAACCGATACCAATGAAAATCTAAAAAAAGATATTAAAGACTTTTACATCCGTAAAGCTGGAAAATTTTACGCAGAGAAGTTTGGTATAAAAGAGAATGAACTTGTGTATTCTATCAAGTTTGTCCAAAAAAGTGAGCATGGTGTCACACTAGATCGCTTAATTTTACCGTTAAGTTTATACCCTGATTTACAAGCAAAGGATTTTCAAATTATTAATATTATTGAGCTTGTTAATTCAGGTAAATATAAATTATTTGAGCTTGAGCAGGAACTTCAACTTATTTTAGCTGGGAATGAGCAAATCAAAAATATGCATATAGACGAAAATGATCCTGTTTTCAAATTGAGTAGTGTCTTTTATGCAGAAAACGAGATGCCAATTGCCATCCAATATCATTATGAAGATGCTGAGTCGACCAAATATGTAGTTGATTTTAACTAA
- a CDS encoding PTS sugar transporter subunit IIA, which produces MKAIFVCTHGNAAKELIQSAEMICGKQENTSFVPFEVNESAENLQAKIASEVAKLDLTEGILFLTDLKGGTPFNVLVRLLRNFDAVELVAGVNIPLLLEAFLSRETLSLKELANQVAETGRLGIYEYAAPLEEIEEDF; this is translated from the coding sequence ATGAAAGCAATTTTTGTTTGTACCCATGGAAATGCCGCAAAAGAACTCATTCAATCTGCAGAAATGATTTGCGGTAAACAAGAAAATACAAGTTTTGTTCCTTTTGAAGTGAATGAATCCGCGGAAAATTTACAGGCGAAAATTGCCAGTGAAGTAGCTAAACTCGATCTAACAGAAGGGATCTTATTTCTAACTGATTTAAAAGGTGGGACTCCGTTTAATGTACTCGTTCGGTTACTTCGGAATTTTGATGCAGTAGAACTTGTCGCAGGCGTGAATATTCCGCTTTTATTAGAAGCATTCCTCAGCCGTGAAACGCTATCCTTAAAAGAACTTGCGAATCAAGTTGCCGAAACTGGGCGGTTAGGAATTTATGAATATGCCGCGCCGCTTGAAGAAATAGAAGAAGATTTTTAA
- a CDS encoding aldo/keto reductase has protein sequence MEYVKFGNTGMDVSKICLGTMGFGDKDKWIHKWVLNEANSRPIIKKALDLGINFFDTANIYSYGESEKIVGRALKDYANRDDVVLATKVQQTMRPDRPNSGGLSRKTILSEIDHSLKRLETDYVDLYIIHRFDENTPIEETMEALHDVVKSGKARYIGASAMYAWQFQKAQRVAERNGWTKFVSMQNHYNMIYREEEREMIPFCRDEKIAITPYSPLASGRLTRDLNETTNRSETDPVQKSKYDDMMNADRGIIERVAELAETHQVSRDKIALAWLLNKDEITSPIIGAQKVSHLESAVEALNIQLTAAEVNYLEELYIPHPVVGALPTTK, from the coding sequence ATGGAATATGTTAAATTTGGCAACACTGGCATGGATGTTTCGAAAATCTGTTTAGGGACAATGGGGTTCGGTGATAAAGACAAATGGATTCATAAATGGGTTTTGAACGAAGCGAACAGTCGCCCTATCATAAAAAAAGCACTCGATTTAGGCATAAATTTCTTTGATACGGCGAATATTTATTCTTACGGTGAAAGTGAAAAAATCGTTGGACGTGCACTAAAAGACTATGCTAACCGCGATGATGTTGTGTTAGCAACCAAGGTGCAACAAACAATGCGCCCGGATCGCCCGAATAGTGGTGGCTTATCCAGGAAAACCATTTTGAGCGAAATCGACCATAGCTTAAAACGACTAGAAACGGATTATGTAGATTTATATATCATTCACCGTTTTGATGAAAATACGCCAATCGAAGAAACGATGGAAGCTTTACACGATGTCGTTAAGTCCGGGAAAGCGCGTTACATTGGAGCGAGTGCTATGTATGCTTGGCAGTTTCAAAAAGCACAACGCGTCGCAGAAAGAAACGGTTGGACAAAATTCGTTTCCATGCAAAATCATTACAATATGATTTACCGGGAAGAAGAGCGAGAAATGATTCCATTTTGTCGCGATGAAAAAATTGCGATTACGCCATACAGCCCGCTAGCATCAGGACGATTAACGCGAGATTTGAATGAAACAACCAATCGTTCCGAAACGGATCCAGTTCAAAAATCCAAATACGATGACATGATGAATGCAGATAGAGGTATTATTGAACGTGTGGCTGAACTTGCGGAAACACATCAAGTATCTCGAGATAAGATTGCTTTAGCGTGGCTATTAAATAAAGATGAAATCACTTCGCCAATCATCGGTGCACAAAAAGTAAGTCATCTGGAAAGCGCGGTAGAGGCGCTAAATATTCAATTAACGGCAGCGGAAGTTAACTATCTAGAAGAATTATATATCCCGCACCCAGTAGTTGGAGCACTACCTACAACTAAATAA
- the deoC gene encoding deoxyribose-phosphate aldolase, with product MTIAKMIDHTALKPDTTKEQILTLTKEAREYGFASVCVNPTWVKLSAEQLAGAESVVCTVIGFPLGANTPEVKAFEVKDAIQNGAKEVDMVINIGALKDKDDELVERDIRAVVDAAKGKALVKVIIETCLLTDEEKVRACEIAVKAGTDFVKTSTGFSTGGATAEDIALMRKTVGPNIGVKASGGVRTKEDVEKMIEAGATRIGASAGVAIVSGEKPAKPDNY from the coding sequence ATGACAATTGCCAAAATGATCGATCACACTGCTTTAAAACCAGACACAACGAAAGAACAAATTTTAACACTAACAAAAGAAGCAAGAGAATACGGTTTTGCTTCCGTATGCGTAAATCCAACTTGGGTAAAACTATCCGCTGAACAACTTGCTGGAGCAGAATCTGTAGTATGTACTGTTATCGGTTTCCCACTAGGAGCGAATACCCCTGAAGTAAAAGCATTTGAAGTAAAAGATGCTATCCAAAACGGTGCAAAAGAAGTGGATATGGTTATTAATATCGGCGCACTAAAAGACAAAGACGACGAACTAGTAGAACGTGATATTCGCGCTGTAGTCGATGCTGCCAAAGGAAAAGCATTAGTAAAAGTAATTATCGAAACTTGCCTATTAACAGACGAAGAAAAAGTTCGCGCATGTGAAATCGCTGTAAAAGCGGGAACAGACTTCGTTAAAACATCCACTGGATTCTCCACAGGTGGCGCAACTGCCGAAGATATCGCCTTAATGCGTAAAACTGTAGGACCAAACATCGGCGTAAAAGCATCTGGTGGGGTTCGTACGAAAGAAGACGTAGAAAAAATGATCGAAGCAGGCGCAACTCGTATTGGCGCAAGTGCAGGTGTCGCAATTGTTTCCGGCGAAAAACCAGCCAAACCAGATAATTACTAA
- a CDS encoding SIS domain-containing protein has translation MKNMDYYIRSEQSVYENIIRSRKDLLQKVIQMEKVDYQAIVIFATGSSSNAAFAAQLYMSDKLAIPVYVEEPSTAGNYMLHLNKNTLYIAISQGGHSYSTIHLVKEIERQGGIVFTLTSDLTSPIAKESTRAIDLGMGIEEMPYVTLGYSATILMLNLMALELALLQEKMLEEEYQAEIAELKKITANLPKVVEKSAAWVDAHTQELMEAERVFFIGYGAAYGVAREGETKVTETIRITAFGKELEEYMHGPYIGLSEQDYIIFLEPQGLLEDRAEKLKQFLQGHVKKIRTFYADAGGEKADDLLLGVRAAELLTPLFMTIPVHLLSFEISKKKGINLEVSAFPEFDQITKSKI, from the coding sequence ATGAAAAACATGGATTATTATATCCGGTCGGAACAAAGTGTTTATGAAAATATCATCCGAAGTCGAAAAGATCTTTTACAAAAGGTCATTCAAATGGAGAAAGTGGACTATCAAGCAATTGTTATTTTTGCAACAGGTTCTAGTTCTAATGCGGCATTTGCAGCGCAGTTATATATGTCGGATAAACTCGCTATTCCCGTATATGTGGAAGAACCGTCTACTGCAGGAAATTACATGCTTCACTTAAACAAAAACACCTTATACATCGCTATATCACAAGGTGGGCACAGTTATTCCACTATTCATCTCGTAAAAGAAATTGAGCGTCAAGGTGGCATTGTTTTCACTTTAACGAGCGACTTAACAAGCCCGATTGCGAAAGAAAGTACGCGGGCAATTGATCTCGGGATGGGGATAGAAGAGATGCCATATGTCACGCTTGGTTATAGCGCAACCATTCTCATGTTGAATTTAATGGCGCTTGAGCTAGCCCTTTTACAAGAGAAAATGTTGGAAGAAGAATATCAAGCGGAAATTGCAGAATTGAAAAAAATTACCGCTAATTTACCAAAAGTGGTAGAGAAATCAGCAGCTTGGGTAGACGCGCATACACAGGAATTGATGGAAGCGGAACGAGTTTTCTTCATAGGATACGGCGCTGCTTATGGTGTAGCGCGCGAAGGAGAAACAAAAGTAACAGAAACCATCCGGATTACAGCTTTTGGTAAGGAGTTAGAAGAATATATGCACGGACCTTATATAGGTTTATCCGAGCAAGACTATATTATCTTCCTTGAACCTCAAGGCTTACTAGAAGACCGCGCAGAAAAATTAAAACAATTTTTACAAGGCCATGTAAAGAAAATCCGAACATTTTATGCGGATGCAGGCGGGGAAAAGGCAGATGATTTATTACTCGGTGTGCGGGCAGCAGAACTTCTGACACCGCTGTTTATGACTATTCCGGTTCATTTATTATCCTTTGAAATTTCCAAGAAAAAAGGAATTAATTTAGAAGTATCCGCTTTTCCAGAATTTGACCAAATAACGAAATCCAAAATTTAA